AGAACACCATCAGGAAATCGCAAAGAGTGTCCCGCAGGAATTAATGATCATTGAAACCGACAGCCCTTACCTTTCCCCAAGGAAAGGACGAAATGAACCTGCATACCTTGCGGATTCCCTTGAAGTAATTGCCAAGCTTCGCGGCATTACAGCAGAAGAGGTCGCAACCATTACAACAAAAAACACCAGGAAAGCTTTCAAAATATGAAGGAGGGGAAAAATGGAAGTAACCAAATTCACCACATCACAATATAATGCCAATTCATACCTCGTTAACGGTAAAATCCTGATTGACACAAGCATCGATACAGAACGGCTTATCAAGTTAATCGAGGAAAAAATCCCAATTGAACAAATCGAGCTAATAATCCTTACACATTGTCATTATGATCATACAGCCTCTGTGCCTGAAATCGTCAAAAAAAGTGGTGCAAAGGTCGGAATCCACAAACTTGACGGGGATTGTGTCATGGATACTGAAAAAAGTGTTTCATACCTTTTCGGCAAAGAAGCTCCCGAAATTGTGGCCAATGAGCTTTATGAGGATGGCGATACAATCGACATTGGAAGTGGAGAAAAACTGAAAATAATCCATACCCCGGGCCATACAAGAGGAGGCATCTGCCTTTATGAAAGAAACTCGAAAAGCCTCTTTTCCGGGGACACGGTTTTTTCATCTGGTGGTTTTGGTAGAACTGATTTCGAAGGGGGTTCCCGGGAAAAAATAACCGAATCCATTGGTAAAATTGCAGAATTGGATGTTGAAACCCTTTACCCGGGACATGGACCTGTCACATCTGAAAATGCAAATCACCATATTCAACTATCACATCGTGCTTCCAGAAGCATGTGGTAAAGTGAAAAAATGAAACAAAAAGACGATAATTCCCGTCCTCTCCCGATGAGCCTGAAGGAAGCTTCCGCCAGAGGCTGGGACAAGCTAGACATCATTATTGTCACGGGGGATGCATATATCGATCATCCTTCCTTCGGCGCTGCAATTATTGGCAGGGTTCTTGAAGACAAAGGCTTACGTGTGGGAATAATCGCCCAGCCGACCTGGGAAAATACCGAGGATTTCCGGAAACTGGGTGAACCAGAACTGTTCTTTGCAGTAACAGCAGGAAACGTCGATTCAATGGTGTCGAATTATACACCGTCCCTGAAGCCCCGGAAAAAGGACATGTATTCCCCGGGAGGAAAGCCGGGAAGGCGCCCTGACAGAACTACAATTGTCTATTCCAATCGCATTCATGAAGCATATCCGGGTGTTCCTATTGTTATAGGGGGAATTGAAGCATCACTAAGGCGGTTTTCCCACTATGATTTCCAATCGGATAAAGTTCGACAGTCCTTACTGGCCGATGCTCCGGCCGACATCCTGATTTTCGGCATGGGTGAATTGCAGACAACTGAACTGGCGGAGAGGATGAGGGAAGGGGGAGACATCCACCAGATCCGTGATGTTCCAGGGACAATGTGGAAAATTCCTCCAAAACAATGGCGAGATATACCCCATGAAAATATTGTGGCCTTGCCTTCCTACAAAGAGGTTGTTGATGAAGACAACGCATTTGCAAAAGCCTTTGCAACCATCCACAGAGAACAGGATCCAATCCGTGGAAGTGCACTGGCACAGCCACACCCGAAGACTGTCGTAGTCCAGAACCCGCCTGCCAGATCCCTGACACAGGAAGAG
This genomic stretch from Methanohalophilus levihalophilus harbors:
- a CDS encoding MBL fold metallo-hydrolase, which codes for MEVTKFTTSQYNANSYLVNGKILIDTSIDTERLIKLIEEKIPIEQIELIILTHCHYDHTASVPEIVKKSGAKVGIHKLDGDCVMDTEKSVSYLFGKEAPEIVANELYEDGDTIDIGSGEKLKIIHTPGHTRGGICLYERNSKSLFSGDTVFSSGGFGRTDFEGGSREKITESIGKIAELDVETLYPGHGPVTSENANHHIQLSHRASRSMW